Proteins co-encoded in one Verrucomicrobiia bacterium genomic window:
- a CDS encoding GH3 auxin-responsive promoter family protein yields the protein MKPVATITNLLWGAANVASYRRFSQALQEPERVQQERLRTYLRANATSAFGRKYDFASIHDYETFAQRVPLMDYEDLEPWIVRICKGEADVLTCERVTRLVPTSGSTGARKLIPFTAGLQGEFNAAVGPWLVDLLRQSSGIAGGPAYWSITPVAGFEQETDSVVPVGFDTDTAYLGGTRQRLANAVMAVPTALGKVSDIECFRYLTLLCLLRERDLRLISVWHPSFLTLLLEKKVTEWDDLLADIRKGTCKHGGRVPGEVIEALNLRPLPRRAAELAEMDARKPELIWPELKLISCWEDGAAGLAAAKLRSIFSQTWIQAKGLLATEACVTIPFGGQNPVAVESHFFEFMDDGGKILRVHELQEGQTYEVIVTTAGGLWRYRLRDSVRVEGFVGRTPSLRFLGRSGNVSDLCGEKLAEAFVVQVLQKTLAGLEKRPDFVFLAPDTDDESNPHYTLYAEGNLPERFDAVIEQALRENPHYAYCRDLGQLKPLRVFQINERAEEKFFQRAVAKGARLGELKPMGFSKVTGWSEFFEGRYG from the coding sequence GTGAAGCCTGTTGCGACCATAACTAACCTTCTCTGGGGCGCGGCGAATGTGGCGTCGTATCGCCGTTTTTCGCAGGCGTTGCAGGAACCTGAAAGAGTGCAGCAGGAGCGGTTGCGGACCTATCTTCGGGCAAATGCGACGTCTGCTTTTGGGAGGAAATATGATTTCGCATCCATCCATGATTACGAGACGTTCGCACAGCGAGTGCCGTTGATGGACTACGAGGATTTGGAGCCGTGGATCGTACGCATCTGCAAAGGGGAAGCGGACGTGCTGACGTGTGAGCGGGTGACGCGGTTGGTGCCGACGAGCGGTTCGACGGGAGCGAGAAAATTGATTCCATTCACGGCGGGGTTGCAAGGGGAGTTCAATGCGGCGGTGGGGCCGTGGCTGGTTGATCTGTTGCGGCAATCATCGGGGATCGCAGGTGGTCCAGCGTATTGGTCGATAACACCAGTCGCGGGTTTTGAACAGGAGACGGATTCGGTTGTGCCGGTCGGGTTTGATACGGACACGGCGTATCTGGGCGGAACGCGACAGAGACTGGCGAATGCGGTGATGGCAGTGCCGACGGCCTTGGGCAAGGTCTCGGATATCGAATGTTTTCGCTATCTGACATTGCTGTGCCTGTTGCGCGAGCGTGATCTGCGGCTGATCTCGGTGTGGCACCCCTCGTTTCTCACGCTGCTGTTGGAAAAAAAGGTGACGGAATGGGATGATTTGCTGGCGGATATACGGAAAGGAACGTGCAAGCATGGCGGGCGTGTGCCGGGTGAAGTCATTGAGGCATTGAATCTGCGACCGCTTCCAAGGCGAGCGGCTGAATTGGCGGAGATGGATGCGCGCAAGCCGGAGTTGATCTGGCCTGAGTTAAAGTTGATCAGTTGCTGGGAGGATGGGGCGGCGGGATTGGCGGCTGCCAAACTTAGGAGCATTTTTTCGCAGACGTGGATTCAGGCGAAGGGGTTGCTTGCGACGGAGGCGTGTGTGACGATTCCGTTTGGCGGTCAGAATCCCGTGGCGGTGGAGTCGCATTTCTTTGAGTTCATGGATGACGGAGGGAAGATTCTGCGCGTGCATGAATTGCAGGAGGGGCAGACATATGAGGTCATTGTGACGACGGCGGGAGGGCTTTGGCGGTATCGGTTGCGCGATAGTGTGCGGGTCGAGGGATTTGTGGGGCGGACGCCATCACTGCGGTTTCTCGGACGCAGCGGGAATGTGTCCGATCTGTGTGGGGAGAAGCTGGCGGAGGCGTTCGTGGTGCAAGTGTTGCAGAAAACTTTGGCGGGCTTGGAGAAGCGGCCTGATTTTGTGTTTCTGGCGCCGGATACCGATGATGAGAGTAATCCTCATTATACATTGTATGCCGAGGGGAATTTGCCGGAGAGGTTTGATGCAGTTATCGAGCAGGCATTGCGGGAGAACCCGCATTACGCGTACTGCCGGGATCTGGGGCAGCTTAAGCCTTTGCGGGTATTCCAGATCAACGAGCGGGCGGAGGAGAAGTTCTTTCAGCGTGCGGTGGCGAAAGGGGCACGATTGGGGGAGCTGAAGCCGATGGGGTTCAGCAAGGTGACGGGGTGGTCAGAGTTTTTTGAAGGGCGGTATGGATGA